The proteins below come from a single Perca flavescens isolate YP-PL-M2 chromosome 8, PFLA_1.0, whole genome shotgun sequence genomic window:
- the fam107b gene encoding protein FAM107B isoform X1 produces MTKMFRCPVFPHLQDPCDPGLSLSPGRSVMAEPDYLEGDCDELIKPKKLSNPVKSSRNHQDLHRELLMNQKRGLAPQNKPELQKVMEKRKREQVLKAQKEEQEAHKKRSDLEIELMKRQQKLEQLELDQQKNEEEQENTPEFVKMKSNLRRTKQESDGEERTT; encoded by the exons ATGACGAAAATGTTCAGATGCCCCGTCTTTCCTCATCTGCAGG ATCCGTGTGACCCTGGTCTATCGCTGTCACCGGGAAGGAGTGTCATGGCGGAGCCCGACTACCTGGAGGGAGACTGTGATGAGCTCATCAAACCCAAGAAGTTAAGCAACCCAGTCAAGAGCTCCCGTAACCACCAGGACCTGCACCGAGAGCTGCTCATGAACCAGAAGAG GGGTCTGGCTCCTCAGAACAAACCCGAGCTCCAGAAGGTTatggagaagagaaagagggagcaaGTTCTCAAGGCTCagaaggaggagcaggaggcccACAAGAAGAGGAGCGACCTAGAGATAGAGCTCATGAAAAGACAACAGAAACTAGAGCAG CTGGAGCTGGATCAACAGAAAAATGAGGAGGAACAGGAGAACACCCCTGAGTTTGTTAAGATGAAGAGCAACCTGCGCAGGACCAAGCAGGAGAGCGATGGGGAGGAACGGACCACCTAA
- the fam107b gene encoding protein FAM107B isoform X2, producing MAEPDYLEGDCDELIKPKKLSNPVKSSRNHQDLHRELLMNQKRGLAPQNKPELQKVMEKRKREQVLKAQKEEQEAHKKRSDLEIELMKRQQKLEQLELDQQKNEEEQENTPEFVKMKSNLRRTKQESDGEERTT from the exons ATGGCGGAGCCCGACTACCTGGAGGGAGACTGTGATGAGCTCATCAAACCCAAGAAGTTAAGCAACCCAGTCAAGAGCTCCCGTAACCACCAGGACCTGCACCGAGAGCTGCTCATGAACCAGAAGAG GGGTCTGGCTCCTCAGAACAAACCCGAGCTCCAGAAGGTTatggagaagagaaagagggagcaaGTTCTCAAGGCTCagaaggaggagcaggaggcccACAAGAAGAGGAGCGACCTAGAGATAGAGCTCATGAAAAGACAACAGAAACTAGAGCAG CTGGAGCTGGATCAACAGAAAAATGAGGAGGAACAGGAGAACACCCCTGAGTTTGTTAAGATGAAGAGCAACCTGCGCAGGACCAAGCAGGAGAGCGATGGGGAGGAACGGACCACCTAA